Proteins from one Chroococcidiopsis sp. CCMEE 29 genomic window:
- a CDS encoding response regulator produces the protein MKILVVEDDASIAEAVAALLTKQQHYLVDIAADGQDGWELATAFSYDLIVLDVMLPKQDGISLCRQLRREGYQMPILLLTARDTGTDKVIGLDAGADDYVVKPFDFSELTARIRALLRRGNSTLPPVLEWENLRLDPSSCEVTYSNQALHITPKEYALLELFLRNNQRVFSRSAIIDHLWTLEDPPQEDTIKSHIKSLRQKLKAAGAAADSIETVYGLGYRLKSLSQEETSQAEAAELELNWAQQQTMLAVAKAREDFKAGISDRLAVLEQTIKALNNGTLDTQLRQKAEQEAHKLAGALGSFGFAEGSQLAQEIEHMLQDTTCLDQTQSLRLCELVMQLQQKP, from the coding sequence ATGAAAATTCTTGTAGTGGAGGATGATGCCTCGATAGCTGAAGCTGTTGCTGCACTCCTGACTAAACAACAACATTATCTAGTCGATATTGCTGCTGACGGTCAGGATGGTTGGGAACTAGCAACGGCATTTAGCTACGATCTGATTGTGCTGGATGTCATGCTGCCAAAGCAGGATGGTATTAGCCTTTGTCGGCAACTACGACGAGAGGGCTATCAAATGCCCATTCTGTTGCTAACAGCGCGGGATACTGGAACTGATAAAGTCATAGGTTTGGATGCAGGTGCAGACGATTATGTCGTTAAACCTTTTGATTTTTCAGAGTTAACAGCTCGCATTCGCGCTTTACTTCGTCGGGGAAATTCGACTTTACCTCCGGTGCTGGAATGGGAAAATTTGCGCCTCGATCCAAGTAGTTGTGAGGTGACATATAGTAATCAAGCTCTACATATAACCCCAAAGGAGTATGCGCTGTTAGAGCTTTTCCTCCGCAACAACCAGCGTGTGTTTAGCCGGAGTGCTATCATTGACCACCTGTGGACTTTAGAAGACCCACCTCAAGAAGATACAATTAAGTCTCATATAAAAAGCTTACGGCAGAAACTAAAAGCAGCAGGGGCAGCGGCTGACTCCATTGAAACAGTGTATGGTCTAGGCTACCGCCTGAAGTCTCTATCTCAAGAAGAAACTTCCCAGGCTGAGGCAGCCGAGCTAGAGCTAAACTGGGCGCAACAACAAACTATGTTGGCGGTGGCTAAGGCTAGGGAGGATTTTAAAGCTGGAATTAGCGATCGCCTAGCAGTTCTAGAGCAAACAATCAAAGCTTTGAATAACGGTACGCTTGACACTCAACTGCGGCAAAAGGCAGAGCAAGAAGCTCACAAGCTGGCAGGTGCATTAGGAAGCTTCGGCTTTGCTGAGGGTTCCCAACTGGCTCAAGAAATCGAGCATATGCTGCAAGACACAACTTGCTTGGACCAAACTCAGTCTTTACGTTTGTGTGAACTCGTGATGCAGTTGCAGCAAAAGCCATAG
- a CDS encoding ATP-binding protein, protein MVNLTRSQLRRYSVAVITVVIALLLTRLIWWLIKPTLYPLFLAAVIVSSWYGGIGPGLLATALAALASVYFFTPPIYSLAVNRAEFIWLFQFVLVALLINYLNAMVRSTQRRAELNALEAQRNYERLRQSQESLRQSEERYRLLVEGVTDYAIFMLDTSGHIISWNIGAERILGYQEAEVIGQPFSRIFTPEAIQSGRPEQVLRQAVAEGFSRENRWHVRKDGSHLWSHCVVTALRDGSLHGFAKIMQDITQRKQAEEEREQLLRREQAARAEAEAANRSKDEFLAILSHELRTPMTAIIGWTGMLNAGKLDETRAALALETIERNANSQLQLIEDLLDISRIIQGNLSLNFGLVEPIQVITAAIETVQLAADTKTIQIKSILDPSATPVWGDSDRLQQVVCNLLSNAIKFTPEGGRVEVRLERGRGGFEARPYVQIKVSDTGKGISADFLPYVFERFRQADSTSQRSYKGLGLGLAIARHLVELHGGTIQAESQGEGQGATFTLNLPIHEGSSGEAGEAGAAQGELTHHPSPLAGLRILVVDDEAEILELLSTILQEDGAEVIAVDSVDEALELLEDLKPDVLVSDIAMPGKDGYVLIRKVKELEVELGTRIPAIALTAYARVEERRQALLAGFQIHLTKPVKPIELIAAVASLAESSEQF, encoded by the coding sequence ATGGTGAACTTGACACGTTCTCAATTACGGCGCTACAGCGTTGCTGTAATAACCGTTGTAATAGCCTTGCTACTTACACGACTAATATGGTGGCTGATTAAGCCGACCCTCTATCCACTGTTTCTTGCTGCTGTGATAGTTAGTTCCTGGTATGGCGGTATAGGACCGGGGCTGCTAGCCACTGCTTTGGCTGCTTTAGCCTCTGTCTACTTCTTTACACCTCCAATTTATTCGCTGGCAGTTAATCGAGCTGAGTTCATATGGCTGTTCCAGTTCGTGCTAGTAGCGCTACTGATTAACTACCTAAACGCAATGGTGCGCTCTACCCAACGCCGAGCCGAACTAAATGCGCTAGAAGCGCAGCGCAATTATGAGCGCTTACGTCAAAGCCAGGAAAGCCTACGCCAAAGCGAAGAACGTTACCGCTTGTTAGTGGAGGGAGTAACGGACTATGCCATCTTTATGCTGGACACGAGCGGTCACATTATTAGCTGGAATATTGGAGCAGAACGCATCTTAGGCTATCAGGAAGCAGAGGTTATTGGTCAGCCATTCTCGCGGATTTTTACACCGGAAGCGATTCAGAGCGGTCGACCTGAGCAAGTACTGAGGCAGGCGGTAGCCGAAGGTTTTTCTCGGGAGAATCGCTGGCATGTTCGTAAGGATGGCTCACATTTATGGTCTCATTGTGTCGTCACCGCCTTACGAGATGGAAGTCTGCACGGCTTCGCCAAAATTATGCAAGACATTACTCAACGTAAGCAGGCTGAGGAAGAACGGGAACAACTGCTGAGGCGCGAGCAAGCGGCACGGGCTGAGGCTGAGGCTGCCAACCGCTCAAAGGACGAATTCTTAGCGATCCTATCCCATGAACTCCGCACCCCCATGACTGCAATCATTGGATGGACGGGGATGCTTAACGCTGGAAAGCTAGATGAGACTAGGGCAGCTCTAGCGCTGGAGACAATTGAGCGTAACGCTAACTCGCAGCTGCAACTGATTGAAGATCTACTTGATATTTCGCGGATTATTCAGGGGAACCTCTCGCTTAACTTTGGCTTAGTTGAACCGATTCAAGTCATTACAGCGGCAATTGAAACCGTGCAGCTAGCAGCAGATACCAAGACGATTCAAATTAAGTCAATATTAGACCCTTCAGCAACTCCAGTTTGGGGAGATTCAGACCGTTTGCAACAGGTAGTATGCAATCTACTTTCAAATGCCATTAAGTTTACACCTGAAGGAGGGCGGGTTGAAGTCCGACTGGAGCGAGGTAGGGGCGGGTTTGAAGCCCGCCCCTACGTGCAAATCAAGGTCAGCGATACGGGGAAGGGAATCAGTGCCGACTTTTTACCGTATGTCTTTGAGCGCTTCCGTCAAGCTGATAGCACGAGTCAGAGATCTTATAAGGGGCTAGGTTTGGGACTGGCGATCGCCCGTCATTTAGTGGAGTTGCACGGCGGCACCATCCAAGCTGAGAGTCAGGGCGAGGGACAAGGGGCAACTTTCACTCTCAATCTGCCCATTCATGAAGGTAGTAGTGGGGAAGCAGGGGAAGCAGGGGCAGCACAGGGAGAACTCACCCATCACCCATCACCCCTTGCTGGCTTGCGGATACTTGTTGTTGATGACGAGGCTGAAATACTTGAGTTGCTCAGCACAATACTCCAAGAAGACGGTGCAGAAGTAATAGCCGTTGACTCTGTAGATGAGGCGCTGGAGTTACTTGAAGACTTAAAGCCAGACGTGCTGGTGAGTGACATTGCCATGCCGGGTAAAGACGGCTATGTTCTGATACGTAAAGTAAAGGAACTTGAGGTTGAGCTGGGGACAAGAATTCCAGCGATTGCACTAACAGCATATGCCAGGGTAGAGGAGCGCAGGCAAGCGCTTCTAGCAGGCTTCCAGATCCATCTGACTAAACCAGTTAAGCCAATTGAGTTAATTGCTGCTGTTGCAAGCCTAGCTGAAAGCAGCGAACAGTTTTAG
- a CDS encoding response regulator — translation MMTATVKQILVIDDEDDIRKLTQTCLEIMGGWKVLTASSGSEGIAVAQTAKPDAILLDVMMPGMDGTTTFQQLQANPATKNIPVILLTAKGRFYDKSFYTRLGVKGVINKPFNPLKLADQLAATLN, via the coding sequence ATGATGACAGCAACAGTTAAACAAATTTTAGTTATTGACGATGAAGATGATATCCGTAAATTAACTCAAACCTGCCTGGAGATTATGGGAGGCTGGAAGGTGTTGACTGCCAGTTCTGGTAGTGAAGGCATAGCTGTAGCTCAGACCGCAAAACCCGATGCTATCCTATTAGATGTCATGATGCCTGGCATGGACGGTACAACCACTTTTCAGCAATTACAGGCGAATCCAGCCACTAAAAATATTCCTGTAATCTTACTGACAGCTAAAGGGCGCTTTTATGACAAAAGCTTTTATACTAGATTGGGTGTCAAGGGCGTGATTAATAAACCTTTCAACCCTCTTAAGTTAGCGGATCAATTAGCAGCCACCTTGAACTGA
- a CDS encoding HhoA/HhoB/HtrA family serine endopeptidase, whose translation MKHFLKQHALFITVLFIGSNAGCTYLREREAAQKLQTSPIEQATSVPNNLNFISEVVQAVGPAVVRINATRTVEVPGAAGNPLIERFFGSELFPPQQRVQRGTGSGFIVSQDGRILTNAHVVEDADEVTVVLRDGRSFAGRVIGADPVTDVAVVDIDATNLPRVKLGNADNILPGQWAIAIGNPLGLNNTVTQGIISATGRSGSDIGIQDKRLDFLQTDAAINPGNSGGPLLNAQGEVIGVNTAIIGGAQGLGFAIPIDTAQRVANQLITTGRVEHPYLGIRLIELTPDIRQEINRSNFGFKVDQDQGVLVVDVAPNSPAVRAGLRPGDIITEVNGVQVQNAEQVQDQVEATPLGKALSITVNRNGLTQSLTVKPEQLPTATNS comes from the coding sequence ATGAAACATTTTTTAAAGCAACATGCCCTTTTTATTACAGTATTATTTATTGGCAGCAATGCAGGATGTACCTATTTGAGAGAAAGAGAAGCTGCTCAAAAACTACAGACTTCACCTATAGAGCAAGCTACCTCTGTACCAAATAATCTCAACTTTATTTCTGAGGTCGTCCAAGCGGTAGGACCAGCAGTTGTCCGCATCAATGCCACCCGAACCGTAGAAGTACCTGGAGCGGCTGGGAATCCTCTAATTGAAAGATTTTTTGGCTCGGAACTATTTCCTCCCCAGCAGCGAGTTCAACGCGGTACTGGCTCTGGATTTATCGTCAGCCAAGACGGTCGCATTCTGACTAATGCCCATGTTGTGGAAGATGCGGATGAAGTTACAGTTGTACTTAGGGATGGTCGCAGTTTTGCAGGTAGGGTTATTGGTGCCGATCCAGTGACAGATGTAGCAGTTGTCGATATTGATGCCACGAATTTACCGAGAGTCAAGCTTGGTAATGCTGACAACATCCTGCCAGGACAATGGGCGATCGCGATTGGTAATCCTTTAGGTCTGAACAACACGGTTACGCAAGGCATTATCAGCGCGACAGGACGCAGCGGTTCTGATATCGGGATTCAAGATAAGCGGCTCGATTTTCTTCAAACTGATGCCGCTATTAATCCAGGTAACTCTGGTGGGCCTTTACTCAACGCTCAAGGCGAAGTGATTGGTGTCAACACGGCAATTATCGGCGGTGCTCAAGGTTTAGGCTTTGCCATTCCAATTGATACAGCACAACGAGTTGCTAATCAACTGATTACAACTGGTAGAGTTGAGCATCCCTATTTAGGCATTCGTCTGATTGAATTAACGCCTGATATTCGCCAGGAAATTAACCGGAGTAATTTTGGCTTCAAAGTCGATCAAGATCAGGGAGTTCTAGTGGTAGATGTAGCTCCAAATTCCCCAGCAGTGCGTGCTGGCTTACGTCCGGGCGACATTATTACTGAAGTAAATGGAGTTCAAGTTCAGAATGCCGAGCAAGTACAAGATCAAGTGGAAGCCACACCTTTAGGTAAGGCTCTAAGCATTACAGTTAATCGCAATGGTTTAACTCAAAGTCTTACAGTTAAACCTGAGCAATTACCAACTGCTACAAATAGTTAA
- a CDS encoding DUF3611 family protein codes for MTNELNSVLPAPTKARFAATFRVVSRFSFWVQLALGSTSGIALAFAIFSRNLSEVTDNAGIGFSIFLAVIGILLVCFRIYWASSYRRLAKRLQSPERELHPSKEDVIQVLRIGLVVSLVGMLLAFVASESSVIAVLAKALAEPQGVAVYQRENVIRSLDILVVLANVNLIGAHFIGSLTSLGLLEWVEQ; via the coding sequence ATGACAAATGAATTAAACTCCGTACTACCAGCACCGACTAAAGCAAGATTTGCTGCTACTTTTCGTGTAGTCAGTCGGTTTAGTTTTTGGGTACAGTTGGCACTAGGCAGTACTTCTGGCATTGCTTTAGCGTTTGCGATTTTTAGCCGTAATCTCAGTGAAGTAACAGATAATGCAGGCATTGGATTTAGTATCTTTTTAGCTGTCATTGGAATTTTACTGGTGTGCTTCAGGATTTATTGGGCTTCCAGCTACAGGCGCTTAGCTAAACGTTTACAGTCACCCGAACGGGAATTGCATCCAAGCAAAGAGGATGTAATTCAAGTCTTACGGATTGGATTAGTTGTAAGTTTGGTAGGGATGTTATTAGCTTTTGTAGCATCTGAATCAAGCGTCATAGCAGTACTAGCAAAAGCTCTAGCCGAACCTCAAGGAGTGGCAGTTTATCAGCGAGAAAATGTGATTCGTTCGCTGGATATTCTGGTAGTGCTAGCTAACGTTAATCTGATTGGGGCTCACTTTATTGGCAGCCTTACTTCCCTCGGACTACTTGAGTGGGTAGAGCAATAG